The Bicyclus anynana chromosome 12, ilBicAnyn1.1, whole genome shotgun sequence genomic interval CGCCGCTGCAGGCTCCGCGAGAAGTTGTCCGCGAACTGCGCCATATAGAGCTGCCTCAACGACGATATTATGCTGGTGAGTTTTTAAGtagaaaattcaatttttatattattttgggATCCAACCAagattagaaaataaataataattaattttttttcatgtaaatttgtgcaattaggtacctacctcgtttaaaaataaactcatacgcctaatttaaaattattccaATTTTTATCAACTTTCGTAAATCTAACCAAATCCAACACCTAgcaagattataaaatattgcccTTTCTtttactgatttatttattatttttatttttttatttttacaagttagcccttgactacaatctcacctaatggtaagtgatgatgcaatctaaaatggaagcgtgctaacttgttaggtggaggatgaaaatccacactcctttcggtttctacgcgacatcgtaccggaacgctaaatcgcttggtggtacgtctttatcggtagggtggtaactagccacggtcagagcctcccaccagccatacctggacaaattgagaaaatctcagtcggcccagccggggatcgaacctaggacctccgtcttgtaaatccaccgcgcataccgcggcgccacagaggtcgtcatATATTTCTTCTATAAATGATAATAACTTACATTAATGACAATATTTAACATGGTTTTAATTTGACTTAGTGGTTATTGGGTTATTTGTTTGTTAACAAATGAATTGTAAACATTTAATCATTAAATTGTGAATTTCAGCTATGGTAAAGAAACTTGACGACAGCGTAGGAGACATCGTTAAAGCTTTATTAGAAAAGGGCATTCTCGAAAACACTATCATAATCTTTATTTCCGATAATGGAGGAATAACGTCACAGGCGTTTGCAAATTATGCGTCTAATTGGCCTTTGAGAGGCCTTAAATCAAGTCCATTTGAAGGAGGCGTTAGAGTCAATGGACTTGTATGGAGTAAGAATTTAACTCAAAGTCAACATTTATGGAAAGGATATATGCACGTGGTAGATTGGTTGCCAACACTTTCAAAGGCTATAGACATTGACCCACCAACAAACATAGATGGAATTGATTTGTGGGATAGTATTGTATCAAATGAAGCATCTAAAAGAGATGTCATAGTCGAGATCGATGATTACACAGGATTTGCATATATTATAAGTGGAGATTATAAGCTAGTTACTGGTGAGGTTTTGGCCAATTACTGTACCTATCAAGGAAACAAGCATAAAGGTATTGCTGGAAGTGGACCGTCATATAAAAGCAGTATTGAGAAAAGTGCAGTATACTCAGTACTATCAAGAATAGGAGTTCCGTTTCTCTATTCAGATACTAATCTTAGAAATGAGATAAAAATATCTTGTGATGTGGATACATCTAAAGATTTATGTTACCCTGGTAACGGTAAGTttaaattagtattagtatCATTCACATTATTAAGTGATATAATAcccaataatgatttttttaaagaatcacTTGGTTGTATAACtatttggtcgcatgttaattaaaaacaaaatctgtAAAAGATTGCTTTGGTCTTAATGAAAATATCTTTTTCAGTTCTGATGAaaacttcaatttattttacatgaagttctattgtatttatttttgaattagtGGATCATTTAGAAATACTTAATATTCCGATCTTGCGGCTGAATTCCATGcgtttatatatatgtattaataataatatttgtttctaGGTACCGTATGTTTGTATAACATCAAAGAAGACCCATGTGAATCAACAGACTTATCGACAAGCAAACCAGACATCGTAGACAAATTAACTTCTCGATTACAGTTAGAATTTAAAAGAGTAATACCTAGAACTGTACCTCACGAATCTAATTTAAACGCTTTACCTAGTTTGCATAACTATACATGGGATGTGTGGAGATCATCAGATGGTGAGACAATACCTATCACAAAATAGTTTGACAGGTAACTGTCAACAACTAATGTAGATGGTAATCATGAACGCGTTTTCTTGCACATAACGTATGCTAGCACGTCTCCGTTCTATGTTTTTGCTCATTGTATATCTAAggtttaatcatcatcatcatcatcatcatcatatcagccgatggacgtccactgcaggacataggccttttgtagggacttccaaacatcacgatactgagccaactgcatccagcgaatccctgcgactcgcttgatgtcgtcagtccacctggtggggggtcggccaacactgcgcttactagtgcggggtcgccattccagcactttgggaccccaacgtccatcggctcttcgcactatgtgccccgcccattgccacttcagcttcgcaactcgttgagctatgtcggtgactttggttcttctgcggatctcctcatttctgattcgatcacgcagagatactcctaacatagctcgttccatcgcccgctgtgtgactctgagccttcttatgaggcccatagttagcgaccaagtctcggaaccataggtcatcactggcaacacgcactgttcgaagacttaaGGTTTAATAAAGATATGAAACTGCCGGTTTTTTAAAACCTGCTTTAGCTGCCTAGATGGTTCTTTCTACTCAGTAGCTGTTTATGAGATCCAGGGTTTTCCGATTATCAAGTTTGGCACCcaaaaataaacgaattatatttaaaatacactatttggttgtgttggctgtgttcgtggcgttacccaatctgtggttctaactgaaaatcagcactacgtgtccaaattcaaatggtcatgtagcattatgctgagctggggccattttctgggttatgctaCACATCGCAgtgtattgtcctggatgtcatggtgtactggagatattgtgatgtgtggcataatttcgaaataaacgcatttttctttctttctttctattttacGCTCGACATACAAGTAAACACATTGCGTTACTGTGAGTATCATCGATACGAGTATAATGAAAAGTAGGTTATCAACTTTTCCGTGGAAACGGTTAGAAGCCATATAAAATCATTCAGTCCACAGAGGAATCAACGATTTACATGATTAATATTGGGTCAGGGCCCAGGGCCATGGAAAGGGAAGGGGCTTTGTGTCAACAGTCACTTGTGGCCTCATGCCGTACTTGTTTACGACGGATCGTAAACGCGGATACTTTTAGGCGCCGAATAAATTTCCGTTCATCCCTTATTTTGTTGGCCCACCCATAAAATGGACTTAAGGGGTATCATGAAGTGAATTagctttttgaatttttttttttttttaattttatgatacatttcaAGAGATTTTATGCCtcaagttaaatataaatatgtaagtacctacttataagtaGGTAATGATACacataatgtaggtaatgatacacataatgtcatcatcattgttaTAAGCTAATGgagtctactgctggacatagcccgCTTGCAATAACTTCCAAATTACGGTCTTGAGTCCGttacatccagcggctccttagaacccgcttgatgtcttctgtCTACTTAATAGTGCGTGGTCTTAGAGTAAATAtatacttgttaggaggaggatgaaaaaccacactccttactgtttctacacgacatcgcaccggaacgcaaaatcgtttgacggtacgtctttgccggtagggtggtaactagccacggctgaagctcACCAGCCAGaactagaccaattaagaaaaactcaatcggcccagccggggatcgaacccaggacctccgttttgtatatcCACATAGCTTAGAGCATACCTCTCTCCAAAACCTGTTGAGTGATCCTGAGCATATTTATGAAGCCCATGTTCCTTTTAAGCCTCATTGGgtcagtggtaaaggggccggactcatcaccgagagatGGTGGTTCGTTTCCCGCTGCATTTGTCCATTCCTAACGTAGATTTTTCCGACCAATTACGTCTGTCGTcgggaacaggaatattggacatatttaaaagataatggcaaaaaattcttttaaattttaaagaatcGTGTTACTAACTATAAAATGATTTAAAGAGTTTCTGCATAAAAGAAAGGTAAAAGGGCTAAAATTGAATTAAGAAAAAGGACTTCCTAAACTCATTTTGTATTCAATGCACGACGGGGATGGAAGTAGTTACAGCTAGGTTCTTCCGAATTTTTAATGGACATAATTCCtgaatttgaatattaaattacGTGATGATAAAgttttattcttttaaaagttATACCTTGTTAGGACCAAGAAAGATTTTTAGGACTAGTACCTTGTTTTTcagatacctactcgtacttacttGTTTAAGTACACTActcttcatttttattatttttttttataacaaagacCCTTTGATTTGTTACGGTagatataatagttaataacaataatatctacgtgtacgtgtgtgtgtgtagtcTAGTGTAtgtgtaaaatttattacataataacaatgtcattgtattttatctatactaatattataaatctgaagagtttgtttgtttgtttgattgaacgcgctaatctcaggaactactggtccgatttgaaaaattctttcagtgttagatagcccatttatcgaggaaggctataggctatataatatcccagtattccgggaaagggaaccacgcgggtgaaaccgcgcggcgtcagaatttagaaaagaaattaaattgcgAGGCGCCTACATTAAATATTACCGCAATAATTTTCTACAGCGCATCAACTGATTAACTAAATTTGATACTACGCttgaaattctatttttataataataataataatcgtttatttcttagtaatatacagttttaacaaataggggctgaaacctccttgtaggtatataataacccGTGTTAGGAGGCCTCGCTCTTCTATAACAgaggtattaaaattactaaattaacaaacagttttttcttaataattataattactcacAGTTATCACAAATGTGTGTGCGTGAGTGTGAGGTGTGTGTGCGCGTGTGTGCGTGTCGATGTGTACATGCAAGTGAGTGTAAAGCTGTATTAAATTTATGTCTACGTCAATTTGAGTTTATGTAATAATAGTGATTCTGTTTCttcataactttttgtttttagccAGTTTGtaagtgtaatttttatttcgtgAAACTTAGTTGGGTAAATATTAAGCGtttcgttaattttattatacaggtTTGCTGATTTTACCCGATACTGATTCTGAGAAAACGAGGTTTTTACAGCTGATACattaataacattaacattCCTCCTTTTGTTTTTAAAGCGGCAAATACGAGTACATGGTTGCAGTGGCAAAGCCTAAAAAAGGCTTTAGTCTATGATAAACACCTAAGTATATAAGCACAATGTAATGGTAAGTAccaaaatgttttttataccATTCTACACAAGttgtaattatttgttttgGATTCGAGTGTTTTTGGATACATTGAAATGAAAGTATTGGACGGTCTCAATAGgctttcgacggcctccgtggcgcagtggtatgcgcggtggatttacaagacggaggtcctgggttcgatccccggctgttcagattgagattttcttaatttgtccaggtctggctggtgggaggcttcgcccgtggctttttaccaccctaccggtttaccaccctacccaagcgatttagcgttccggtacgatgccgtgtagaaaccgaaaggggtgtggattttcatcctcctcctaacaagttaacccgcttccatcttagactgcatcatcacttaccatcaggtgagattgtagtcaatcgctaacttgtaaaaaataaaaaaaaggctgatattgatgctcactataaaaaaaaaaataatccatcACAACAAACAACGAACAAAAAAAACGTGTGTAATTAAAGCccaattaaaagaaaatggaaACACCATGTATAAAAGATAGAATGTCACGAACAATTTTCTCGTGAAACATAAAATAAGTAGAAAAGATGGAAGATAAAAACGTGGGCTATCGATCATTGTCTGCTATACATTGATCGATGGATGTCGGACTGTCAGGCAGAGAGCTGCGGTGGCTGCTAATTGAACCGAACCAGAGTATTGCAGTAACTGGCAAACAATAAAGTCGTTACTGTGAAAGCTTTTTACTGAAAATCATGTTGTTCCACGCGCGATCATTAGTATCTTGCTGACAACGTAAAGTATACAAAATTCAAAGTTTATCTATATATTTCAAGAAGGAACTtgtaagcacttttgaaacgttaggtttgtctgtttatttttagtaaacagTGACTCGTCTTTGTCCGCCGGAACCACGCCTCCCAATCAATTAAATCGTCTAAAAAGGCAATTTTGTTGAAGGCAACTTTacattgaatataataaaatagaatagaaaacactttatttgttaacacaacacattgaagacttaaaactaatacacgtcttgatacttataaatattattcatagaattaaatgtgttgtgccaataaaatggaTTCGAATCACCTATTATCTTGTCAAATCCTATTGAGGAAAGAACAGAACGTAGAAACTTAGAAGAAGCTTATAAACCTAATATAAGTAAATAGAGAAATCAGTGTAAAACCATTATGAAAGAAAACATTGAGCACTTTTTTACACGGTATAAATATTATGAGCCTTGATATTATGACacctcagtggatatgaccactgccttcaATTGGGAGGGCGTAGgtgcgaatccggtccggggcatgcatgtCCAACTTTACAGAacattatcaaaaattaaatattacgtatctcaaacggcgaaggaaaaacgtcgtgaggaaacctgcatatctgacaacttttttaattatatacaaacCTTTTTGTTAACAGTACCTACTCGACTTCTGTAAAATATAAGCGATATAAAAGACACAATTTAAGAGCTGCATATTTACAGAAGAAATATtgtttactccgaaaatattcattttagaacacaatatGTTCCTTGGGTTTTTTTTCGCTAAAGAAtctagagttatgggaattGCTTATATTCACACCCAGTATAatgaatttcattatataagtattgtTACAATTTCACAGTTAATATTAAGATGCGATAAGTAGGTCAGGATCGTAACTCGAGTCgacgtttaattaattatttccgCCACGACCCTTTTCATCACATAACTACCCTTAAGTGTACCTGCGTGTAACACATTGATAGAGGTCTTATTATATGGATTCTGTTTACGTAATTATAGTTGAAAATCAGAGACGACGACCTTACCCTAGTCAGTTAAAATGCGCATACAAGTTTACTTGTAAcgcttttaaccgacttcaacaaAAAGAGGAGTCCCTCAATTCGACgagtatgtttttgtttttttttatgtttgctaCCCCATAACTCGTcgtttcttaaccaattttgaaaattcttttattgtttgaaagagtatacatccagattagtcccattggatttccatgaaaatcggttttggAATTTTGTGTtcacactaaaaacaaaaaaaataaaatctttttaacaaaaaattcaaccaacttcaaactcacaaaaataaagcgaaaaattacatcgtacgtgctaccttctgatcactttgaaaacggtgccaacacagtgccAACAAGATATACAGACGGTTCTTTCCCGTgtttctttcagaaatggctctaattaatacgccactggttCGCCATATAAGATtcactgttgagcgcgagtctcctctcagcatgagaCGGATTACGCATTAGCCTATTTGATTttggacttcacacacttagagaattgagaaaattctcaggtatgcaggtttcctcacgatgttttcagcGTTAGagcatgtgatatttaaatcctgaaatgcacataactgtaaagttggaggtgcctcaaactggattcgaacctacgacctccgaatcgaagaagAATAAGGAtatccacggggctatcacggctctagtcaTAACAGGACAAACTACTCGTGAAACGCCGAGTTAGcgcatgtgatatttaattactgaaaatgcacataactgtagagtttggaggtgcatgcctcaaaCCGGATTGGAACCTACGACCACCGGATCGAAGCCtgatattcactgggctatcacggctctagtcaTAACAGGGCAAACTACTCGTGAAACGCCGAGTTAGcgcatgtgatatttaattactgaaaatgcacatagctgtaaagttggaggtgcatgcgtcAAACCGGATTGGAACCTACGACCACCGGATCGAAGCCTATATATTCACTgtcctatcacggctctagtcaTAACAGGACAAAGTAATCATGAAACGCCAAGTTAGTAAAACTGTTTGCAACAATGAACTAGATTTCCGTTTGATGGTAGCCAATAAAGGAACTGATGGTTCTAATAACAAACTTTACTCAACCGCGCGTTTAGTTTGGTTTATATCGCCTGAAAGTTTTAATTACTCGCAACAGTTCCAAGTTGCAGAAACATGTCTAGCTTAATAGAGATCGTTGGTAATAGACGCCTAATGATGTTGTAGCGACTGATATGAATTTAGGATGTGAGAGTACCTATTTCGagattttttcttgtttttttttattctttacaagttagcccttgactacaatcacatggtaagtgatgatgcagtctaaaatagaagcgggctaacttttctacacgacatcgtaccggaacgctaaatcacttggcggtatgtctttgtcggtagggtggtaactagccacggccgaagcctcccaccagctagacctggaccaattaagaaaacctcaatcagcccaaccggggatcgaacccaggacctccgtcattaaatccaccgcacataccactgcgccacggaggccgtcaaaattaaattaataaaataaataaataggttatAACGCCAATTTGAAGTAAGGACCTATAGGTTAGTTCCATAGACATAGTGCGTTGAAACAAGTAACAGAACCGGTACAAGTACTATACTGGAATATTCAGTGTTCGTGTTTGCTGCACATTGTTCACAATTTATTGAAGCTTCGGCTATGTTAAGGCTGTGTGCCTGCACTCTGCCTATGTGGATGAGTTTTACTCTAtatcagggtttctcaaactcgCAGATCCAGCAAACCCCTTATTTACTAACTAATGACTCCCTAccccccgaaaaaaaaaaaattgactgttgaagaaaataaggtttttatttaaatgaaaggtaacatataaagtaaaaaaagaaatgtccttgtaatatttatgttatgggtgtgcttgtttcttgtcgcaaatggatacaatgttaggagtaatttgggacaattttaaccttaattctgactcggtattagttatcaagccaccattacgtaaatcttgtcgcgaaccacCTGCGGTCGAATAGCCAATGTTTACGTAGTGCTCTATATGAACACTACGTAAAACCTACAATCACTACAGACGAGGATCTaactaaaggcgaaagtttgtgtgtatgtttgtttctctttcacgCTGCAACTGCCGAATTGGTTctcctgaaatttggaattgatgTAGACTATATCCTCGATTGACTACGGTTGGCACAtacggtaggtaggtactttatatttGAGAGAAAACACAGTTCCCGCGGGAGAAGGGGCTCGGAGCTTAGACATATCACACTGCAACTCCAATGCTAGTCAGTTATTTTGATCTTTTCCATTTATATTGGACTTCAATCTAGGAACTCATGATTCGAAGACATATATGCTTACCGCAGCGTTAACAAAGCATTTAGTTGTTGAATATACAGTGTTCCCCGTAAATAGTAAGACATACTTTATAGGATGACTGActtcaaggcctactaaaataacgaaatatatgTTAGtcgaaaggagatggtccaa includes:
- the LOC112052760 gene encoding arylsulfatase I-like, yielding MFLKWKVVVFYILMTVMDGEANRPNIVFIIADDMGWDDVSFHGSDQIQTPNIDLLAYSGVALERYYSHCVCTPSRAALLTGKFAYVTGMQGYPLTNGEDRALPTIEKILPQYLKEHGYATHLVGKWHVGLSRVEYLPTSRGFDSHFGHRGGYIDYYEYDLLETWNIGDVSGYDLFRNLSFARDVEGYITDVYNEEAKSVIKSHDISKPLFLMVAHNAPHSGNEQAPLQAPREVVRELRHIELPQRRYYAAMVKKLDDSVGDIVKALLEKGILENTIIIFISDNGGITSQAFANYASNWPLRGLKSSPFEGGVRVNGLVWSKNLTQSQHLWKGYMHVVDWLPTLSKAIDIDPPTNIDGIDLWDSIVSNEASKRDVIVEIDDYTGFAYIISGDYKLVTGEVLANYCTYQGNKHKGIAGSGPSYKSSIEKSAVYSVLSRIGVPFLYSDTNLRNEIKISCDVDTSKDLCYPGNGTVCLYNIKEDPCESTDLSTSKPDIVDKLTSRLQLEFKRVIPRTVPHESNLNALPSLHNYTWDVWRSSDGETIPITK